The proteins below are encoded in one region of Homo sapiens chromosome 2, GRCh38.p14 Primary Assembly:
- the ALKAL2 gene encoding ALK and LTK ligand 2 isoform X2 — MRGPGHPLLLGLLLVLGAAGRGRGGAEPREPADGQALLRLVVELVQELRKHHSAEHKGLQLLGRDCALGRAEAAGLGPSPEQRVEIVPRDLRMKDKFLKHLTDYKRCARLLTRLAVSPVCMEDKQ; from the exons ATGCGCGGACCCGGGCACCCCCTCCTCCTGGGGCTGCTGCTGGTGCTGGGGGCGGCGGGGCGCGGCCGGGGGGGCGCGGAGCCCCGGGAGCCGGCGGACGGACAGGCGCTGCTGCGGCTGGTGGTGGAACTCGTCCAGGAGCTGCGGAAGCACCACTCGGCGGAGCACAAGGGCCTGCAGCTCCTCGGGCGGGACTGCGCCCTGGGCCGCGCGGAGGCGGCGGGGCTGGGGCCTTCGCCGGAGCAGCGAGTGG AAATTGTTCCTCGAGATCTGAGGATGAAGGACAAGTTTCTAAAACACCTTACAG ACTATAAAAGATGCGCCAGGCTTCTTACCCGGCTGGCTGTCAGTCCAGTGTGCATGGAGGATAAG
- the ALKAL2 gene encoding ALK and LTK ligand 2 precursor codes for MRGPGHPLLLGLLLVLGAAGRGRGGAEPREPADGQALLRLVVELVQELRKHHSAEHKGLQLLGRDCALGRAEAAGLGPSPEQRVEIVPRDLRMKDKFLKHLTGPLYFSPKCSKHFHRLYHNTRDCTIPAYYKRCARLLTRLAVSPVCMEDKQ; via the exons ATGCGCGGACCCGGGCACCCCCTCCTCCTGGGGCTGCTGCTGGTGCTGGGGGCGGCGGGGCGCGGCCGGGGGGGCGCGGAGCCCCGGGAGCCGGCGGACGGACAGGCGCTGCTGCGGCTGGTGGTGGAACTCGTCCAGGAGCTGCGGAAGCACCACTCGGCGGAGCACAAGGGCCTGCAGCTCCTCGGGCGGGACTGCGCCCTGGGCCGCGCGGAGGCGGCGGGGCTGGGGCCTTCGCCGGAGCAGCGAGTGG AAATTGTTCCTCGAGATCTGAGGATGAAGGACAAGTTTCTAAAACACCTTACAG GCCCTCTTTATTTTAGTCCAAAGTGCAGCAAACACTTCCATAGACTTTATCACAACACCAGAGACTGCACCATTCCTGCAT ACTATAAAAGATGCGCCAGGCTTCTTACCCGGCTGGCTGTCAGTCCAGTGTGCATGGAGGATAAG
- the ALKAL2 gene encoding ALK and LTK ligand 2 isoform X1 has translation MRGPGHPLLLGLLLVLGAAGRGRGGAEPREPADGQALLRLVVELVQELRKHHSAEHKGLQLLGRDCALGRAEAAGLGPSPEQRVEIVPRDLRMKDKFLKHLTGPLYFSPKCSKHFHRLYHNTRDCTIPAYYKRCARLLTRLAVSPVCMEDK, from the exons ATGCGCGGACCCGGGCACCCCCTCCTCCTGGGGCTGCTGCTGGTGCTGGGGGCGGCGGGGCGCGGCCGGGGGGGCGCGGAGCCCCGGGAGCCGGCGGACGGACAGGCGCTGCTGCGGCTGGTGGTGGAACTCGTCCAGGAGCTGCGGAAGCACCACTCGGCGGAGCACAAGGGCCTGCAGCTCCTCGGGCGGGACTGCGCCCTGGGCCGCGCGGAGGCGGCGGGGCTGGGGCCTTCGCCGGAGCAGCGAGTGG AAATTGTTCCTCGAGATCTGAGGATGAAGGACAAGTTTCTAAAACACCTTACAG GCCCTCTTTATTTTAGTCCAAAGTGCAGCAAACACTTCCATAGACTTTATCACAACACCAGAGACTGCACCATTCCTGCAT ACTATAAAAGATGCGCCAGGCTTCTTACCCGGCTGGCTGTCAGTCCAGTGTGCATGGAGGATAAG
- the ALKAL2 gene encoding ALK and LTK ligand 2 isoform X3 has translation MRGPGHPLLLGLLLVLGAAGRGRGGAEPREPADGQALLRLVVELVQELRKHHSAEHKGLQLLGRDCALGRAEAAGLGPSPEQRVEIVPRDLRMKDKFLKHLTDYKRCARLLTRLAVSPVCMEDK, from the exons ATGCGCGGACCCGGGCACCCCCTCCTCCTGGGGCTGCTGCTGGTGCTGGGGGCGGCGGGGCGCGGCCGGGGGGGCGCGGAGCCCCGGGAGCCGGCGGACGGACAGGCGCTGCTGCGGCTGGTGGTGGAACTCGTCCAGGAGCTGCGGAAGCACCACTCGGCGGAGCACAAGGGCCTGCAGCTCCTCGGGCGGGACTGCGCCCTGGGCCGCGCGGAGGCGGCGGGGCTGGGGCCTTCGCCGGAGCAGCGAGTGG AAATTGTTCCTCGAGATCTGAGGATGAAGGACAAGTTTCTAAAACACCTTACAG ACTATAAAAGATGCGCCAGGCTTCTTACCCGGCTGGCTGTCAGTCCAGTGTGCATGGAGGATAAG